The following coding sequences lie in one Terriglobales bacterium genomic window:
- a CDS encoding cold-shock protein, whose protein sequence is MSEAREKGTVKWFNGAKGYGFIQRASGEDVFVHFSAIQENGYRTLNEGETVEFDLLQGPKGFHAANVVRV, encoded by the coding sequence GTGAGTGAGGCAAGAGAAAAAGGAACAGTGAAGTGGTTCAACGGCGCCAAGGGCTACGGCTTCATCCAGAGAGCCAGTGGCGAAGACGTGTTCGTCCATTTCTCCGCCATCCAGGAGAACGGGTACCGCACGCTGAACGAAGGGGAGACGGTAGAGTTCGACCTGCTGCAGGGGCCGAAAGGCTTCCACGCGGCCAACGTCGTGCGCGTCTAG